Part of the Tepiditoga spiralis genome, AAATGGAAAGGGAATAACTTTATTTCATGTTGATCCTGAAAAATTAGGAGTAGATATTTCAAATGATGATTTATTTAAAAAAGCAGTTAATGAGGAAGGGAAAATAGAATATACATACGATAAAGTAAAAAAGCTTGCTTATTATAAAAAAGATAAAGATACAGGATGGATATTTTATACGGTAGTAGATCAAAAAGAAGTTTTAGCTTCTCCTATGAAGCACTTTTATACTTCTTTAATCATATCTATTATTATAATTGTTCTTGTTCTAATATTTGGAATTTATTTTGCAAATAAGTTTATGTCGGTTCCTTTGAAAAAATTATCAGAAAAAATAGTAGAATTTGGAAAAGGTAATTTGTTAGTAGAGTTTAAAGCAAATTCTAAAGATGAAATAGGAGATATGGCTCATAGTTTACATGATATGAGTAATAATTTAAGAGGAATAATAAAAAATATAGATGAAGCTGGAAATAAAAATGATATAGCAGCATCAGATCTTTCTGGTGTATCAGAAGAATTGAGTGCAACAGCCGAAGAATTAACAGCACAAATGAGTTCAGTAAAAGACAATGCAGAAAATGTAGCAGCAAATGTAGAAGAGGTAAGTTCAGGGGTACAAGAAGTAGCAGCAAGTGCACAAGCAATATCGCGTTCAGCACAAGAGTTGAGTGAAGCAGCGGAAGAATCATCATTAGCGGCAAATGAAGGATCAGGATTAATAAGTGATGTACAAAGGATAATAAATGAAGCATTAACGCAATCAGATCAAACGAACAAAGAAGTAAATAAGCTCTCGGAAAATGCAGCAAACGTAGAGAACATAGTAGATACAATAAACAGTATAACAGAACAAACAAACTTATTGGCATTAAATGCAGCAATAGAAGCAGCAAGAGCAGGAGAAGCAGGAAAAGGGTTTGCAGTAGTAGCCGAAGAAATAAGAAAGTTAGCCGAAGAATCAAAGAATGCAACAGAAAAGATAGCAGTAATTTTAGGAGAAATAAAAACAGGAACAGAAACAACAGCAGGAGCAACAGAAAAGATAGTAAATATAAATAAAGAGATAGATGGAGCAATGAAAGGATTAATAGAAAAGTTCGAAGTAATAAAAGAAAGAGTAGATGGAATGAACAGTGGAATACAAAA contains:
- a CDS encoding methyl-accepting chemotaxis protein — its product is MKLKWKNALMILMVILPFVIYVINLDLKSFGTTKNDVDKDLHLYTENVYTYFQNFVGNMCLFENYITESPVLINALENKNNERELADTIFKKITDAYTNLNYAYIGLEDGVYIIEPYWEIPSTYDPRARPWYTLAVENSGKAVVTDPYADASTGEVTMTIAKTVLKNGKLIGVFGLDLKMNEFVKLMKPDLPYKTAYSFVLNGKGITLFHVDPEKLGVDISNDDLFKKAVNEEGKIEYTYDKVKKLAYYKKDKDTGWIFYTVVDQKEVLASPMKHFYTSLIISIIIIVLVLIFGIYFANKFMSVPLKKLSEKIVEFGKGNLLVEFKANSKDEIGDMAHSLHDMSNNLRGIIKNIDEAGNKNDIAASDLSGVSEELSATAEELTAQMSSVKDNAENVAANVEEVSSGVQEVAASAQAISRSAQELSEAAEESSLAANEGSGLISDVQRIINEALTQSDQTNKEVNKLSENAANVENIVDTINSITEQTNLLALNAAIEAARAGEAGKGFAVVAEEIRKLAEESKNATEKIAVILGEIKTGTETTAGATEKIVNINKEIDGAMKGLIEKFEVIKERVDGMNSGIQNLTASSEQQSASAEEMSSAMDNVARIVSEISDQVSDASEAINNVSEGTQNITTNADELSILSKNLVNEVKKFKF